The following are encoded in a window of Solidesulfovibrio magneticus RS-1 genomic DNA:
- a CDS encoding aldo/keto reductase produces MLYRKMPKTGDELSILGFGCMRMPTVDGVIDEPRAIDQIRSAIDQGVNYVDTAWPYHGGASEPLLGKALKDGYRQRVKVATKLPSWLVQSREDMDRYLNAQLERLGTDHIDYYLLHTLKGSSWDELVALGVREFLDAAKADGRIVNAGFSFHGEGKDFARIVDGYDWVFCQIQYNFLDQEYQAGTAGLEYAASKGLGVIIMEPLRGGTLALPEAPPAVAALWDEAATKRTPVEWALRWIWNHPEVTVVLSGMNVEAHIAQNLAVAAVAAPGSLTPAELELVDRVARKYQELMPVGCTGCAYCLPCPMGVNIPNCFNFFNQLHMFGENSGAKMMYTAFGSGVTSNGEQSYASQCVACGECLEKCPQQIAIPDQLEKVAAAFEGPNFQAEVEALKNHFRAGLD; encoded by the coding sequence ATGCTCTACAGAAAAATGCCCAAGACCGGCGACGAACTGTCCATTCTTGGTTTCGGCTGCATGCGGATGCCGACCGTGGACGGCGTCATCGACGAACCCCGAGCCATCGACCAGATCCGCAGCGCCATCGACCAGGGCGTCAACTACGTGGACACGGCCTGGCCCTACCACGGCGGCGCAAGCGAACCCCTGCTCGGCAAGGCCCTCAAAGACGGCTACCGGCAGCGCGTCAAGGTGGCCACAAAGCTGCCCTCCTGGCTCGTCCAATCCCGGGAGGACATGGACCGGTACTTAAACGCCCAGCTGGAGCGCCTGGGCACGGACCACATCGATTACTATCTGCTGCACACCCTCAAAGGCTCGTCCTGGGACGAACTGGTCGCCCTTGGCGTGCGGGAGTTCCTGGACGCGGCCAAGGCCGACGGCCGCATCGTCAACGCCGGGTTTTCCTTCCACGGCGAGGGCAAGGATTTCGCCCGCATCGTGGACGGCTACGACTGGGTCTTCTGCCAGATCCAGTACAACTTCCTGGACCAAGAGTACCAGGCCGGCACGGCGGGCCTGGAGTACGCGGCCTCCAAGGGCCTGGGCGTGATCATCATGGAGCCGCTGCGCGGCGGCACCCTGGCCCTGCCCGAAGCGCCGCCGGCCGTGGCCGCCCTGTGGGACGAGGCCGCGACCAAGCGCACGCCGGTGGAATGGGCGCTGCGCTGGATCTGGAACCATCCCGAGGTGACGGTGGTGCTCTCGGGCATGAACGTCGAGGCCCATATCGCCCAGAACCTGGCCGTGGCCGCCGTGGCCGCCCCCGGCTCCCTGACCCCGGCCGAGCTGGAACTGGTGGACCGGGTGGCCCGCAAATACCAAGAACTCATGCCGGTGGGCTGCACTGGCTGCGCCTACTGCCTGCCCTGCCCAATGGGCGTCAACATTCCGAACTGCTTCAACTTCTTTAATCAGCTGCACATGTTTGGCGAGAACTCCGGGGCCAAGATGATGTACACCGCCTTTGGCAGCGGCGTGACCTCAAACGGCGAGCAGAGCTACGCCTCCCAGTGCGTGGCCTGCGGCGAGTGTCTGGAGAAGTGTCCCCAGCAGATCGCCATCCCCGACCAACTGGAAAAGGTCGCCGCCGCCTTCGAAGGCCCCAACTTCCAAGCCGAGGTGGAGGCGCTCAAAAACCACTTCCGGGCC
- a CDS encoding AraC family transcriptional regulator, which translates to MTDQGASRRVEPEDIKVAREGLAESIARRTAVCDVLDTAIPALTLVRRGEPTAQTCYVHEPSLCCIVQGAKRVYLGEDVYQYDPYNYLITSVDLPVMSQIVEASPETPYLGLVLRLDQREVAQTVVDSKPPPLPERQTNRAMAVGRVTLPLLDALQRLVALLDEPESIPALAPLVYREILFRLLTGDQGARLRQIAAAGSRGSQIAVAIDWLKGHFKEALRVEEVAEQARMSVSTFHRHFRELTAMSPLQYQKWLRLHEARRLLLAGGIDAAGAAFAVGYESHSQFNREYSRLFGAPPLRDIKSLRRLAGD; encoded by the coding sequence ATGACCGATCAGGGCGCTTCCCGCCGGGTCGAACCCGAAGACATCAAGGTCGCCCGCGAGGGGCTGGCCGAAAGCATCGCCCGGCGCACCGCCGTTTGCGACGTGCTGGACACGGCCATCCCGGCCCTGACCCTGGTGCGGCGCGGCGAGCCCACGGCCCAGACCTGCTACGTGCACGAGCCGAGCCTGTGCTGCATCGTCCAGGGGGCCAAGCGGGTGTACCTGGGCGAGGACGTCTACCAGTACGATCCGTACAACTATCTCATCACCTCGGTGGACTTGCCGGTGATGTCCCAGATCGTCGAGGCCAGTCCCGAGACGCCCTATCTCGGCCTGGTGCTGCGCCTTGATCAGCGCGAAGTGGCCCAGACGGTGGTGGACAGCAAGCCGCCGCCCCTGCCCGAGCGGCAGACCAACCGGGCCATGGCCGTGGGCCGGGTCACCCTGCCGCTTCTGGACGCCCTGCAACGGCTGGTGGCGCTTTTGGACGAACCCGAGAGCATCCCGGCGCTGGCCCCGCTGGTGTACCGCGAGATCCTTTTCCGGCTCCTGACCGGCGACCAGGGGGCGCGTCTGCGCCAGATCGCGGCGGCCGGCTCGCGCGGCAGCCAGATCGCCGTGGCCATCGACTGGCTCAAGGGCCATTTCAAGGAAGCCCTGCGGGTTGAGGAGGTGGCCGAACAGGCGCGCATGAGCGTTTCGACCTTCCACCGCCATTTCCGGGAACTGACGGCCATGAGTCCGCTGCAGTACCAGAAGTGGCTGCGCCTGCACGAGGCCCGGCGGCTGCTCTTGGCCGGGGGCATCGACGCCGCCGGCGCGGCCTTTGCTGTTGGCTACGAGAGCCATTCCCAGTTCAACCGGGAATACAGCCGGCTTTTCGGCGCGCCGCCGCTTCGCGACATCAAAAGCCTGCGCCGGCTGGCCGGCGACTAA
- a CDS encoding GGDEF domain-containing protein encodes MASQDDESLREARARLEQAGDDPAEALALAADFLLLAERMAGKAEKLARIGDRTQARMVDLNRRLRQQEERYRGIFENSTEGIFLADAEGALMAVNPALVGLLRPGEVADDPATATPALAGDVQSLFHDPTDYQAFAQKLAARGQVRRMEARLATPRGPVWCLVGAALVEPDGHVVGMTQDISARKALEEELLRLAASDPLTGLANRRGFFEGAARMLGMARRCGTPLSMIMLDIDHFKAVNDAYGHDAGDAVLRAVAGRLRESLRVSDLAGRVGGEEFAVLCPGTDLAGGVELAERLRLALEDMVVTADCRAVKVTASFGVAQCRDDRDAAPSACLTRADRALYAAKRGGRNRVCLESDGSLGPGAV; translated from the coding sequence ATGGCGAGTCAGGACGACGAAAGTTTGCGCGAGGCGCGGGCCAGACTGGAGCAGGCCGGGGACGACCCGGCCGAGGCTTTGGCCCTGGCCGCCGATTTTCTGCTTTTGGCCGAGCGCATGGCCGGCAAGGCCGAGAAGCTGGCCCGCATCGGCGACCGCACCCAGGCCCGCATGGTGGACCTCAACCGCCGCCTGCGCCAGCAGGAAGAGCGCTACCGGGGCATTTTCGAGAATTCCACCGAAGGCATCTTTTTGGCCGACGCCGAGGGCGCGCTCATGGCCGTCAATCCTGCCCTGGTCGGCCTGTTGCGACCGGGCGAGGTGGCCGACGATCCGGCCACAGCCACGCCGGCCCTGGCCGGTGACGTCCAATCCTTGTTCCATGATCCGACCGACTATCAGGCCTTTGCCCAAAAACTGGCGGCAAGGGGCCAGGTGCGGCGCATGGAGGCCCGGCTGGCCACCCCGCGCGGGCCGGTCTGGTGTCTGGTGGGCGCGGCCCTGGTCGAGCCCGACGGCCATGTGGTCGGCATGACCCAGGACATCTCGGCCCGAAAGGCCCTGGAAGAGGAGCTATTGCGCCTGGCCGCCTCGGACCCGCTGACCGGCCTGGCCAACCGCCGGGGCTTTTTCGAGGGCGCGGCCCGGATGCTCGGCATGGCCCGGCGCTGCGGCACGCCGCTGTCCATGATCATGCTCGACATCGACCATTTCAAGGCCGTCAACGACGCCTATGGCCACGACGCCGGGGACGCCGTGCTGCGGGCCGTGGCCGGAAGGTTGCGCGAAAGCCTTCGTGTGTCCGATCTGGCCGGCCGGGTGGGCGGCGAGGAGTTCGCCGTCCTGTGCCCGGGCACGGACCTGGCCGGCGGCGTCGAACTGGCCGAGCGCCTGCGTCTGGCCTTGGAGGACATGGTAGTGACGGCCGATTGCCGCGCCGTCAAGGTGACGGCCAGTTTTGGCGTGGCCCAGTGCCGCGATGATCGTGACGCCGCGCCAAGCGCCTGCCTGACCCGGGCCGACCGGGCGCTGTACGCCGCCAAGCGCGGCGGCCGCAACCGGGTTTGCCTGGAGTCCGACGGTTCCCTTGGCCCCGGGGCCGTGTGA